GCGATAGTCGACTTCCCGGCCCATCGGGTGCAACAAGAAATGCCAGTGGCCGCATTCAGTGATGCCGGACACGTCGTCACTCGCAATCCCTTCGCCCTCACCGAGGACTCCGGTGACATCCTGATGCACGTAGCGCCGGACGACGGCACGGACGCACAAGGCACCGCGCTCCTGACTTATCGGGCCGCGACATGAATATCCAAGAGGAATCCCGAAGCCTACGAGGCGTCGCGACCACGGCGGCGCGGAGTGTGCGCGATCAGCTGCTCGCCGCCTTCCGCACCACGATGCGGCTCGACTTCAAGCGCGACGTACACGACATCGTCACGGTGCACGACAAAGCCTCTGAGCGCCAGATCGTCTCCGTGATCCTCAGTGAGGTTCCCGACTCGACCATCATCGGCGAAGAGGGCGGAAAAATCGGCACGGGGCGGGTGATCTGGTACATTGACCCGATCGACGGCACCTCTAATTTCGCTCGCGGCATCGCCCTATGGTGCGTTTCCATCGCAGCCGTCATCGATGATCGTGTGGTTGCCGGCGTCGTCTTCAACCCGGTCAGCGGTGATCTGTTCAGCGCGGACCTCACCGGCGCCTGGCTGGGCGGGCGGAGACTTCACGCTCTGGCCGCAGAAAACGAGCTCTCAGCGACTATCGTCTCAAGCTTTCCCAACGCGCGTGACCTGCAACTCTTCGATGCCGCCGCCCTCGAGGCGCACGGCACGCTGCTGGTCGGCTTCCAGGCGGTACGCAACTTCGGCAGTGCCGCGCTGTGTCTCGCCCACGTTGCCGCCGGATGGGCCGACGCGACGATGGGGTTCTCGACCAGTCCGTGGGACGTTGCCGCCGGGATTTTGATCCTGGAACAGTCCGGCGGAAACTATCTCGGATACTCACGCGGTGCCATCGACTCCCCGGCCTTTCTCGCTCCCGACTTCATCGCGGTCGGCGGTGGCGGCACGCGGTACCCGACCCTGCTCGGGGTCGTGGAAGAGCTCTCCGGGTCGTACGACGCGCGTTAACTTCACGACATAAGAAGCCTTAAACGTCAGGGGTCAACGTACGCTTGTCCGAACACGTCGCCGTCGTATGCAACGAGCGACGCCGACCTAACGGTCGACGAGTGTGACCTCAAACGAATGCATGTCAGGGCGGTAGCAGTGGCGCCCATACTCAACAGCGCGACCCGAGCTGTCATATGCGGTCCTGTCCATGGTGAGCACCGGTGCGCCCTTGTCCATGTCCAGCAGCTTGCTCTCCGGGTTAGTCGCTCGCCTGGCCCCGATGCGCTCGCGGGCGACGCGCATGGTCGTGCCTCGGGCGCGCAAGACCTGATACAGGCCATAGCGCGTGAGATCGCTTTCACTCAGGTCTGCGAAATCCGCAGGGAGATGATTCTCGAGGATCGCGACGGGTGTGTCATCGGCGCTGCGCAAGCGCCGCAGATGCAGCACCGGTGAGCCCTCTGCCACCACGAGTAGCGCCGCTATCGCCTCGTCGGCCGGAATGACCTCGCGCACGAGGAGGACGGTTGACGGATGCCTGCCCGAGCGTTCGAGATCTTCGTGCAGACTTGTGAGCTCCACCTGACGGGTGATCTCACCGTGCACAACCTGAGTGCCGATTCCCCGACGCCTTACAAGAAGGCCTTTGTCTACGACGTCTTGGATCGCTCTGCGGATAGTCGGCCGTGACAAGCCAAGCCGCTCGCTGAGCGCAACTTCGTTCTCCAGTTTTGCCCCTGCCGGGAGCCGACCGTCGCGAATAGCCTCTTCGATTCGTGTCGCAACTTGGTAATACAACGGGATCGGACCTGAACGATCAATGCTCATGAACAAATCCGTTGACAGCGTGGTGTCTGCTGTGTCGCTCATTGCTCACCCCGGCTTTCTATGGCAGGACGCATCCCATTGTATATGTGCTGACATTATCAGAAACAACGACGCGTGCTACGCAAGGGCGGTCGCCGCCGCCTCGCCTCCGAGGGGAATGCCCCGACTCGCCGCGAGCGCACGGGTGATCTTCTGCCCCGTCACGACGTCGAGTCGGCCCTGCGCCGACCCGGTCGGCGGTGCCGTCCGCTCCGTCACCATGCGGTGGAACGCGACCAGTTCGCGTTCGAAAGCCTCCGCGACATCGCGGACGACTTCGACCGACTCTCCCTCGCCGTCCCGCGAGACGATGCGCAGCTCCGTCGGGGCATTGAGCAGATACGGCACGGTGAACTCAAGCTCGAGGCTGCCGGTCGTGTGATGCATCGTCACGGTTTCGCGATAGCGCGGATAGTTCTCCAGATAATGCCAATGCAGATGGAAACGCACCTCATCCGAGATAGTGCCGGAGACCTCCAGAGACCCCGGCGCATCCTGCGTCGCCCACAGTGTCGCACGCTCGATGTCGCGAATCTGTCCGAACAGGCTGCGCACCAGCGAGATATCGTGAATGAGACTACCCAGAATCACGTTCGCGTACAGGTCGCCGAACTCGCGCGGTGCCTCAGCTCCGATGGCCTCCCGGATCACCGCGTGACCGGCGTCGACGACGGCGGCGAGGGCATCCGGATCCGCGTCGTGCACCGGCCGCCGAATGTTCGCGTAGGCGAGTTGCGACGGCCCGCTCGGGTGCAGCACTTCGACATTCACATAACGCATTTCGGATGCCGTGGGCAAGCGTTCGCGTAGCCGCTGTACGGCCACGTCATATTCCTTCATGTACGCGAGAAGGAGCAGCGGTCTGTCCGCCACGGCCTCGGCGGCCTGCAGCCTGTCGATCTCGGCCAGCGTGTAGGCCAGCGGCTTTTCGCAGAACACGCCGACACCGCGCCTCACGCATTCTGCCGCCGCATCTCCGTGCGAGCCCGACGTGAGCAGCAGCACACCGTCGAGCGACTCCCGCTCGAGCATCTCGTCCAAGCTCGTGTGTCGATGTTCCGACCCGACACCGAACTGCTCGCCGACTGCGTTCGTCGCGGTGGCTGACAGGTCGGCGACGGCTGCGATCTCAAACAGGTCCCACCGTCGTTGCAACAGCGGGAGGTGCACAGACTGAGCCACGGCGCCGAGGCCTGCGACACCGACCCGGATTCTGCGAGTGGTTACAGCCACTTTCTCAATGCCTCCCGGTTCGTGCCGTGGTCGACAACGATCTGAGCCGGATCGTCGTCGATGCGCGGGATGGTGTCTTGCTCGACGATCAGCCAACCGTCAAAGCCGCTGGCGACGACCTCGTTCATGATGCCGTTCAGATCCAGATCTCCCTCCCCGAACGGCACGAACGCCCGACCGGCCCAAACTGCCCGCATGTCGCCTTTGCCCTTCACGACGGATTCCAGAACACTGCTGCGCGCATCTTTGAGGTGCAAGTGGTTGATGCGCTTTCTCCAGCGACGCCATCCGGTGAGCGGATCGCCACCACCGAGAATGAGGTGGCCGGTGTCGAAGGTGAGCCCGACATCCGTGCGGCTCAATAGCTGGTCGATCTCGGCAGGAGTTTCGACATAGGTGCAAGCGTGATGGTGGAACGTCGGCTCCAGCCCACGGCCGCGCACGCGTTCGACGGCGCGCGTGACATTGTCTGCGTACGGTTTCCACTGCTCGTCGGTCAGCGCGAACTGCGCTCCTCCACCCGGATTTGCCCTACGCATGGCGGAGCCGCTGCATGCCAGCGTTGGCAGTGGTAACCTGCTCGGCTCACCCTCGGCCGCCTCGACGAAAACATCGAGTGTGTCGTCGAGTGTCGCCAGCGCCGCGTCGAACGCCTCGCCATCGGAGAAGGGCAGATCGATCCAGCCGCCTGCGAGTTCGAGGCCGTAGCGGGTCAGTCGTTCTCGCAACTCGGCATCGCGCCCCAGAAACCCGACGGGCCCCATGTCTACCCCGGCATAGCCGGTGTCACGCAGGACTGTACACACCTCGTCAGCATTTGCAAGCTTGACACCATCCTCAGGACTCAACTCGAAAACGCCGAAGCTGACCGGCGCACCCGCCACCGTAATCATCGGTACTCCTTCTTTGGATCCCGGATTGGCAAAGATCAATATGTCTTTACAAACTCTAGTGCACGAGGGCGCCGCCTAGTAGCCGATATCGATGCCGCATTACCGCAGTCATGTTCGGACATACTATCATTATCTGTTACAGGCCGCGGAATCGGCCGAAAGGCAGAAATGATCTCACTCGAACCGTTCTCGGCGTCGACGCTGACGCAGCTGCTGCTTCTCGTCGTCGCGTTCGTCCTCTCTGCTGTTATCGGATTCGAGCGACAGCGTCACCTCAAAAGCGCGGGGCTGCGTACGCACACTCTGGTCGGCCTTGGGGCGGCCGTGTTTACGCTCGTCTCCGCTTACGGGTTCAGCACCGTAATCGGCACGGAGGTCGTGCTTGACCCTTCCCGTATTGCCGCGCAGATCGTGTCCGGCATCGGCTTCCTCGGCGCGGGAGTCATCTTCGTGAGACAGAACGTCGTCAACGGGCTTACGACAGCAGCGTCCATCTGGGTGACGGCCGCCATCGGAATGGCATGCGGGGCAGGCATGCTCGTGCTGGCGACATCCGCGACGCTTCTGTATCTCGCTGCGGTCGGCGTGCTCACGATTCTCGGCCGCAGGATTCCGACCATCGACAAGGATCAGATCTTCATCGTGCAGTACAAGGAGGGTCGCGGCATTCTGCGTCTGATCCTGGTCGCAGCCACCCGGCTCGGCTACGAGGCGTCCCTGACAGACACACGCAAGATCGAGGCTGTAGGCAAGGCACCGCGCGTCATCGCACAGATGAAGTTCCACGCCAAAAAGCCAGGCCCGCTCGAAGACCTCGTCGAGGGCCTCTCGGAGATCCGCGGAGTCGTCTCGGTGAAGGTAACGAAGGAGGAGAACGACTGAGCTGTTGTGGTGAGATTGCCGAAACAGCCGGCGCACAAGCTCCCGCCGCTCGGCTACCGGAGCAGCGGGCGCTGCACCGTGCGCTCATGCTCGTACTGAAGCCGAGCCCTCTGGGTCGACTCGAGAGCTGATACCGCGGCTACCGGCACGTCCCACCACCCTTCTCCATCTGGCGAGAACAGCAGAGGGTCACTGTTCACGTGGATGAGAGTTGCCGTGTTGGATGCTTTAGCCCGGACGAGCGCGTCACGCAGGCGAGCGATCACATCCGGGGCCGGCTCGACTCGAATGACGTCGATGCCGAGGCTTGCCGCGTTCGCCGCCAGATCCACCGGGAGCCGCTCACCCGCCTCGAACCCGTTGTGCTCCTCATCGCGATACCGATATTTGGTGCCATAGCGCTGTGAACCGACCGTGTCGCTCAGAGCGCCGATCGACGCGAATCCGTCGTTCTGGACCAGCACGACGATCACCTTGATACCCTCGGCCACGGCCGTCACCAGTTCGGTATGCATCATCAGATAGGAGCCGTCACCGACCATGATGAACACGTCACGATCCGGCGCACCGCGCTTGACTCCGAGTCCTCCGGCGATCTCGTAACCCATGCACGAGTATGCATACTCCACGTTGTAGCCGAGGTCATCACGCACACGCCACAACTTGTGCAGGTCGCCCGGTAGCGACCCTGCCGCGCAGACCACGACATCGCGTGGGGTGCACGCAGCGTTGACCGCACCGATGATCTCCGCTTGCGCGGGAAGCGGTGCGCCGCTCGGCGTGAACGCCGCGTCAACGACGGCGTCCCAATGCGTTTTCTCGCGGGCAACTCGTGCGCCGTACTCCGCGGAGGTGCGCGCGTCACCGAGGGCTGCGGTCAGCGCATCGAGAGCCTCACGCGCATCCGCGACGACCGGAATGCTACTGCCGAGCTTGAATGCATCGAAGCCGGCGACGTTCACATTGACGAACGTCACGTCCGGATTCTGGAATGCCGACCGCGACCCCGTCGTGAAATCGCTGTACCGCGTCCCGATGCCGATCACCAGGTCCGCGTCCGCCGCGAACCGGTTAGCAGCCGTGGTACCCGTCGCACCGACCGCTCCCAAACACAGCGCGTGATCCCACGGCAACGCGCCGACGCCGGCCTGCGAGGTGCCGACCGCGATCCCGCTCGCTTCGACGAACGCACGCAATGAGCCGGCCGCATCCGAATAGATCACGCCGCCGCCCGCGACGATGAACGGCTTCTTCGCGTTCCGGATGGCGTGCGCGGCACGCTCAAGCGCCTCACGATCCGGCTGCGGCCTGCGGATGTGCCATTCGCGGTCTTCGAGGAACTCGACCGGCACGTCAAGCGCCTCGGCCTGCACATCCTCCGGCAGCGCGATCACGACGGCGCCGGTCTCCACGGGATCGGTGAGCACGCGGATGGCCGAAAGCGCGGCGGAGAACAACTGCTCCGGACGTTGCACTCGATCGAAGAAGCGCGACAACGGCTTGAACGCATCGTTGACGGACAGACTGCCATCGTGCGGCGCCTCGAGTCCTTGCAAAACCGGGTCGCCGACCCTCGTTGCGAACGTGTCAGAAGGCAGCAGCAGCACAGGCAGCCGGTTGGTCGTCGCCAAGGCAGCACCGGTGAGCATGTTGGTCGCACCTGGTCCAACGGACGACGTGCATGCGAAGGTTGCGCGACGGCGACGCATCCGGGCGAACCCGACGGATTCGTGCACCATCGCCTGCTCGTTGCGTGCCTGGTGGTACGGCATGAGCGTCGGATCCTCAACGGCAAACTGCTTGAGCGCCTGCCCGATGCCTGCAACGTTTCCGTGGCCGAAGATACCGAACATTCCGGGGATCGTTCGTTCCCGCAGCTCACCGTCAACTGTCCACTGGTGGGCGAGAAACTCCACAAGTGCCTGAGCGACGGTCATCCTCCTGGTCGTCATCGGTTGTCTCCATTCAATCTCGCATACGGCAGCCGCGGGTCGATCTCCTGACCGTCCCACATCCCGCGGACCCAGGCGTGTGCCGGGTCGTCCGTGATGTTCCAGACCCGCTCGTCGTCCGGGCCCGCCATCACATTCAGGTAGTACAGGTCGTAGCCCGGCGCCGCGGCGGCCGGGCCGTGATAGCCGAAGGGCACGAGTGCGATATCGCCCGTGCGAACGAGAGCGTTGGTCGCCATCTCTCCTCCCGACGACGTGTACGTGGCGAACATGCCGAATGGCGCGGCCCCGTCTGACCCACTCGCACCGCGCGTGACCGCGGTCTCGAAGTAGTAGATCTCCTCGAGTCGCGATTCCACGCCCGGCACGTGCTCGTCGTGCTTGTGCGCCGGATACGATGACCAGTTCTCGGCAGGCGTGATCACCTCACAGACGATCAGCTTCGCCGCGTCGAGCGCGCCTGGTGTTCCGAAGTTGTGCACCTGTCTGCTCGATCGTCCTGCTCCGCGCAGCTCGACGGGCACGTCGTCGCGCGCGATGTACTGCGTCGGTTTGCGAACGGATGCCGGCGCCTCGGCAACCGCGACCCTCCCGCTTCCCCTGATCGACAGCGAGCATCCTGCCCCGGCATAGAGCACATCCGTAGGCCCGTCGAAGACGCTGGAACGACCTCCCAATTCGTAGTCGTGCGACATGGCGCCACCATCACCATCACCGCCACTGCCGTCGCCATCGACGCCACCACCATCACCGACGTGCACCCGGAACGAGCCGGCGAGTGGAACGACGATGCGCTCCACCTCGCCTGCGTCGAGCGCGAGCGCGGTGCCCGCTAACGGTTCGCCGATGCGGATTCCGGTGTGTCGCCATCCGTCGACCTGCGCGTCGATAACGCTCGACCACCCGTCGCGCTTGGTTGTACCTGCCGGAAAAAGCCACTCGTTCGTTTGCACCGGTTGTTCCCCCTCCACTCAGGCGTGCACGAGCCGCGCCGCGGTGTCGACCACGCCGGCGACATCGCCATCCGCTGGATACAGAATGGTGCGCCCAACGACCAGACCGTGAACTCCGGGCAGCGCCAGCGCGTGCTCCCAGGAACGGTACGTCTCATCTGGCCTGCCGTTCAGGTCACCGCCGAGCAACAACGTCGGCAGTGTCGAGCCTTGCATGACGCGTTCCATCTGCGGAACAACCGGCAGCTTGAGCCAGGTGTACGCCGAACTCGCGCCAAGCCCTGCCGCGATCGCCATGGAGATGATCACCGCTTCCGCGCTCAGGTCGTTGTGGATGTGCCCGTCGGCCCATTCGCTGATGAACGGTTCGATCATGATCGGCAGTTTGCGCTCGGCCGCGTGGGTGACGGCGCGCGCCGTGCGCTCAAGGGTGCTCGCCGTGTGCTGGTCTGCGAGATTGATCCTCAGCAGGAGTTTGGCGAAGTCGAGACCCGATTCGGCGATCGAGTCGATGTCGTAGCTTGTGTAGCGGTCATCCATTTCGAAGACCGCGCCGCGCAGCCCGCCCCGGTTCATCGAGCCGACGGCGATCTTGTCGTCGAGCACGCCCAGGATCGCCAGGTCCTCGATGATGTCCGGGGTTCCGAGCACGCCGTCCACACCGGGTCTGCTCAGCGCGAGTGCGAGCCGCTGCAGCAGGTCGTAGCGGTTGGCCATTGCCATGGCGTCATCCCCCACACCCAGCGCACCGCGAGCGGGATGGTCCGCTGCGATGATGAACAGCCGGTTGTCTCCGACCGCGAGCGGCCTGCGTCGCCGAGCGTCGAGTGCGTGAGTTATCGCAGCCGGCTCCGTGAGCCTGACGCTGCGGATGTGCGCAAAGTCGCTCGCAGTCAGCGGTCCTTCGATCGTGTCGACCGGGAATTCACGCGGTGGCATTGACGTCTCCCGTCGCTGTGCCGCCGAGCGGGCCGCCGAGCAGGCCGGCATCGCCAGTGCCGACCGAAAGCGACCCGGCACGGAGGGCGTCCTCGACCTCGTCACTGGATGGCATCGCGGTCGAGCACTCCAGTCGGGAGGCCACGATCGCCCCTGCGACATTCGAGAATGCGATCACCCGTTCCAACGGCCAGCCCTCGAGCAGGCCATGGCAAAGTGCCCCGCCGAAGCCGTCGCCGGCACCGAGCCCGTTGACGACCTCGACCGGGAACGCGCCGACCTCGACTGTTTCATCACGAGTCTTCGCCAGCACACCGCGCGGCCCCTGCTTGACCACCGCAAGCTGCACGCCTCGATCGAGCAAAGCATCCGCTGCGCGCATCGGCTCGGTCTCGCCGACGGCGACCTCGCACTCTTCGGCATTGCCAACAGCGACCGTAACTTGCTCCAGCGCACGGGACACTTCGTGGTGCGCCACATCTCGTGATTCCCAGAACATCGGTCGGTAGTCGAGGTCGAGGATCGTCAGCGGCGCACGTCCGCGCGCTGCCCAGGCGGCGTGATGAGCCGAGCGGCTCGGCTCCTGCGAGAGCCCTGTCACCGTGGCCCAGAAGATCTTCGCGTCTGCGATCGCGGCCAGGTCCAGCTCGTCATCGTTGATCACGAGGTCCGGTGCGATCGGGGCCCGATAAAAGTAGATCGGAAAGTCATCAGGCGGGAAGACCTCACAGAACGTCACCGGGGTGTTCAAGCCCTCGACACCGCTGACGAACCGATCGTCGACTCCGAGCCGACTCAGTTCTCGGTGCACGAACCGTCCGAACGGATCGTTGCCGACCCTGGTAATCACGGCCGAACGCAGTCCATGCCGGGCTGCGGCAATCGAGACGTTGGTCGCGCTGCCACCGAGGAACTTCGCGAATGTCTCGACGTCCTCCAGTCCGACGCCATGCTGGAGCGGGTAGATGTCGACACCGACTCTGCCGATGGTAATGACGTCGAAGCGATCTGACTGTGCGTGCTCAGGCAGTGCGCGCTCGGTCGGTGCCGGCTCCGTTGGTATGGGCTCTGTCATGCTGCGCGAAGGCCTTCTCTTCGTAAGAATCAGTGAATCCTCACGATACACGACTTTTGCCAGCTTTGTTAGGACATATTGACAACCCGCGAGAGTGTCGATATCTCCGGCACTACGCGGCCGGACCGTTCAGGCGCCCGAGGAGGGCGGCGATCTGACGCAGGTCATCCAGCGGCCAGGCGCGAAGGCGGGTGTGCATCAGTGCCGCGTTTCCGGCGCGCACCTCCTCGAGTCTTGCCACGGCGCGCGGCGTGAGCGCCATGATGCGTGCACGGCCGTCACTCGGGTCAACCCGTAACTCGACCAGCCCGAGCTCTTCCAGCTGGCGGGCCTGCCTGCTGATCATGCTCCGGTCGACCGCGAGATGGTCGGCAAGAGAGCCGGCATGAAGCGGCCCGCAGCGACCCAGCGTCTGCAACACCGTCAAACCGAACGGTTGCAGTGCCGGATCCACACGCACGGCAGTATCGCGGATGCTTGCCCTGACATGGCCCATCAGCACGCTCAGCTGCTCCTCGACATCCACGATCGCGTCCCCCACAGCGGCATCCGTCACCGCACCCACAGCGGCATCCATCGCAGCTTCCGGCGCGTCCCGCACGGCGGCATCCGTCACCGCAGTCGCGGGGGCATCCGTATCACGCATCTCAGTCATGATCTCCGCCTCCTAACGCGAACCCGCCCCGGGCGCGTCCCCATGCGCGCTGTCGATCACCCGAATCGAACCGGTCGGGTGCGCTTGACCGACCGGCGGGAGCGCCACATATCCGGCGCTCACGCCGATCAGGGTGTCTTCCACATCTTCCACCTCGACCTGGTGCGCTGCGTGCTTGTCGCGCTGGAGGTCGATCGCGTTCTTGGTGCCGAGTGGGATGTTGGGCAGCAACGCGACCATGATGAGTGTGACCACGGCCAGCGGTGCTGCAACCAAAAACACCAACCCGACGCCGGAGCCGTACGCCGACTCGACCAGCACTCGAATCGCACCCGGAAGGCTCGCGACGTGCGGGATCGTCCCATCGCCGAGGGCGTGCGCTGCAACAGCCTGGTTGGCCGGGCTCAGAGCGCCGACGCCGTCTTTGATGTGGTTGGCGATGTAGGTGCCGAGAACCGTGCCCATCACCGACACGCCGATGGTGCCACCGAGGCTGCGGAAGAATGTCACTCCGCTTGTGGCGACACCGAGACG
The Rathayibacter sp. SW19 DNA segment above includes these coding regions:
- a CDS encoding inositol monophosphatase family protein produces the protein MNIQEESRSLRGVATTAARSVRDQLLAAFRTTMRLDFKRDVHDIVTVHDKASERQIVSVILSEVPDSTIIGEEGGKIGTGRVIWYIDPIDGTSNFARGIALWCVSIAAVIDDRVVAGVVFNPVSGDLFSADLTGAWLGGRRLHALAAENELSATIVSSFPNARDLQLFDAAALEAHGTLLVGFQAVRNFGSAALCLAHVAAGWADATMGFSTSPWDVAAGILILEQSGGNYLGYSRGAIDSPAFLAPDFIAVGGGGTRYPTLLGVVEELSGSYDAR
- a CDS encoding sugar phosphate isomerase/epimerase family protein, with product MITVAGAPVSFGVFELSPEDGVKLANADEVCTVLRDTGYAGVDMGPVGFLGRDAELRERLTRYGLELAGGWIDLPFSDGEAFDAALATLDDTLDVFVEAAEGEPSRLPLPTLACSGSAMRRANPGGGAQFALTDEQWKPYADNVTRAVERVRGRGLEPTFHHHACTYVETPAEIDQLLSRTDVGLTFDTGHLILGGGDPLTGWRRWRKRINHLHLKDARSSVLESVVKGKGDMRAVWAGRAFVPFGEGDLDLNGIMNEVVASGFDGWLIVEQDTIPRIDDDPAQIVVDHGTNREALRKWL
- a CDS encoding class I fructose-bisphosphate aldolase, whose amino-acid sequence is MPPREFPVDTIEGPLTASDFAHIRSVRLTEPAAITHALDARRRRPLAVGDNRLFIIAADHPARGALGVGDDAMAMANRYDLLQRLALALSRPGVDGVLGTPDIIEDLAILGVLDDKIAVGSMNRGGLRGAVFEMDDRYTSYDIDSIAESGLDFAKLLLRINLADQHTASTLERTARAVTHAAERKLPIMIEPFISEWADGHIHNDLSAEAVIISMAIAAGLGASSAYTWLKLPVVPQMERVMQGSTLPTLLLGGDLNGRPDETYRSWEHALALPGVHGLVVGRTILYPADGDVAGVVDTAARLVHA
- a CDS encoding Gfo/Idh/MocA family protein; translation: MAVTTRRIRVGVAGLGAVAQSVHLPLLQRRWDLFEIAAVADLSATATNAVGEQFGVGSEHRHTSLDEMLERESLDGVLLLTSGSHGDAAAECVRRGVGVFCEKPLAYTLAEIDRLQAAEAVADRPLLLLAYMKEYDVAVQRLRERLPTASEMRYVNVEVLHPSGPSQLAYANIRRPVHDADPDALAAVVDAGHAVIREAIGAEAPREFGDLYANVILGSLIHDISLVRSLFGQIRDIERATLWATQDAPGSLEVSGTISDEVRFHLHWHYLENYPRYRETVTMHHTTGSLELEFTVPYLLNAPTELRIVSRDGEGESVEVVRDVAEAFERELVAFHRMVTERTAPPTGSAQGRLDVVTGQKITRALAASRGIPLGGEAAATALA
- a CDS encoding MgtC/SapB family protein; its protein translation is MISLEPFSASTLTQLLLLVVAFVLSAVIGFERQRHLKSAGLRTHTLVGLGAAVFTLVSAYGFSTVIGTEVVLDPSRIAAQIVSGIGFLGAGVIFVRQNVVNGLTTAASIWVTAAIGMACGAGMLVLATSATLLYLAAVGVLTILGRRIPTIDKDQIFIVQYKEGRGILRLILVAATRLGYEASLTDTRKIEAVGKAPRVIAQMKFHAKKPGPLEDLVEGLSEIRGVVSVKVTKEEND
- the iolD gene encoding 3D-(3,5/4)-trihydroxycyclohexane-1,2-dione acylhydrolase (decyclizing), whose translation is MTTRRMTVAQALVEFLAHQWTVDGELRERTIPGMFGIFGHGNVAGIGQALKQFAVEDPTLMPYHQARNEQAMVHESVGFARMRRRRATFACTSSVGPGATNMLTGAALATTNRLPVLLLPSDTFATRVGDPVLQGLEAPHDGSLSVNDAFKPLSRFFDRVQRPEQLFSAALSAIRVLTDPVETGAVVIALPEDVQAEALDVPVEFLEDREWHIRRPQPDREALERAAHAIRNAKKPFIVAGGGVIYSDAAGSLRAFVEASGIAVGTSQAGVGALPWDHALCLGAVGATGTTAANRFAADADLVIGIGTRYSDFTTGSRSAFQNPDVTFVNVNVAGFDAFKLGSSIPVVADAREALDALTAALGDARTSAEYGARVAREKTHWDAVVDAAFTPSGAPLPAQAEIIGAVNAACTPRDVVVCAAGSLPGDLHKLWRVRDDLGYNVEYAYSCMGYEIAGGLGVKRGAPDRDVFIMVGDGSYLMMHTELVTAVAEGIKVIVVLVQNDGFASIGALSDTVGSQRYGTKYRYRDEEHNGFEAGERLPVDLAANAASLGIDVIRVEPAPDVIARLRDALVRAKASNTATLIHVNSDPLLFSPDGEGWWDVPVAAVSALESTQRARLQYEHERTVQRPLLR
- a CDS encoding GntR family transcriptional regulator; this translates as MSDTADTTLSTDLFMSIDRSGPIPLYYQVATRIEEAIRDGRLPAGAKLENEVALSERLGLSRPTIRRAIQDVVDKGLLVRRRGIGTQVVHGEITRQVELTSLHEDLERSGRHPSTVLLVREVIPADEAIAALLVVAEGSPVLHLRRLRSADDTPVAILENHLPADFADLSESDLTRYGLYQVLRARGTTMRVARERIGARRATNPESKLLDMDKGAPVLTMDRTAYDSSGRAVEYGRHCYRPDMHSFEVTLVDR
- the iolB gene encoding 5-deoxy-glucuronate isomerase, translated to MQTNEWLFPAGTTKRDGWSSVIDAQVDGWRHTGIRIGEPLAGTALALDAGEVERIVVPLAGSFRVHVGDGGGVDGDGSGGDGDGGAMSHDYELGGRSSVFDGPTDVLYAGAGCSLSIRGSGRVAVAEAPASVRKPTQYIARDDVPVELRGAGRSSRQVHNFGTPGALDAAKLIVCEVITPAENWSSYPAHKHDEHVPGVESRLEEIYYFETAVTRGASGSDGAAPFGMFATYTSSGGEMATNALVRTGDIALVPFGYHGPAAAAPGYDLYYLNVMAGPDDERVWNITDDPAHAWVRGMWDGQEIDPRLPYARLNGDNR
- a CDS encoding MarR family winged helix-turn-helix transcriptional regulator gives rise to the protein MTEMRDTDAPATAVTDAAVRDAPEAAMDAAVGAVTDAAVGDAIVDVEEQLSVLMGHVRASIRDTAVRVDPALQPFGLTVLQTLGRCGPLHAGSLADHLAVDRSMISRQARQLEELGLVELRVDPSDGRARIMALTPRAVARLEEVRAGNAALMHTRLRAWPLDDLRQIAALLGRLNGPAA
- the iolC gene encoding 5-dehydro-2-deoxygluconokinase, with the translated sequence MTEPIPTEPAPTERALPEHAQSDRFDVITIGRVGVDIYPLQHGVGLEDVETFAKFLGGSATNVSIAAARHGLRSAVITRVGNDPFGRFVHRELSRLGVDDRFVSGVEGLNTPVTFCEVFPPDDFPIYFYRAPIAPDLVINDDELDLAAIADAKIFWATVTGLSQEPSRSAHHAAWAARGRAPLTILDLDYRPMFWESRDVAHHEVSRALEQVTVAVGNAEECEVAVGETEPMRAADALLDRGVQLAVVKQGPRGVLAKTRDETVEVGAFPVEVVNGLGAGDGFGGALCHGLLEGWPLERVIAFSNVAGAIVASRLECSTAMPSSDEVEDALRAGSLSVGTGDAGLLGGPLGGTATGDVNATA